A DNA window from Leopardus geoffroyi isolate Oge1 chromosome A1, O.geoffroyi_Oge1_pat1.0, whole genome shotgun sequence contains the following coding sequences:
- the PLK2 gene encoding serine/threonine-protein kinase PLK2: MELLRTITYQPAASTKMCEQALGKACGGDSKKKRPQQPPEEPQPPQPQAQGQPAAPHHHHHHSHSGAEISRIIVDPTTGKRYCRGKVLGKGGFAKCYEMTDLTNNKVYAAKIIPHSRVAKPHQREKIDKEIELHRILHHKHVVQFYHYFEDKENIYILLEYCSRRSMAHILKARKVLTEPEVRYYLRQIVSGLKYLHEQEILHRDLKLGNFFINEAMELKVGDFGLAARLEPLEHRRRTICGTPNYLSPEVLNKQGHGCESDIWALGCVMYTMLLGRPPFETTNLKETYRCIREARYTMPSSLLAPAKHLIASMLSKNPEDRPSLDDIIRHEFFLQGFTPDRLSSSCCHTVPDFHLSSPAKNFFKKAAAALFGGKKDKARYIDTHNRVSKEDEEIYKLRHDLKKTSITQQPSKHRTDEELQPPTTTVARSGTPAVENKQQIGDAIRMIVRGTLGSCSSSSECLEDSTMGSVADTVARVLRGCLENMPEADCIPKEQLSTSFQWVTKWVDYSNKYGFGYQLSDHTVGVLFNNGAHMSLLPDKKTVHYYAELGQCSVFPATDAPEQFISQVTVLKYFSHYMEENLMDGGDLPSVTDIRRPRLYLLQWLKSDKALMMLFNDGTFQVNFYHDHTKIIICSQNEEYLLTYINEDRISTTFRLTTLLMSGCSSELKNRMEYALNMLLQRCN; this comes from the exons ATGGAGCTCTTGCGGACTATCACCTACCAGCCGGCCGCCAGCACCAAGATGTGTGAGCAGGCGCTGGGCAAGGCTTGCGGCGGGGACTCTAAGAAGAAGCGGCCGCAGCAGCCCCCTGAGGAGCCGCAGCCGCCTCAGCCCCAGGCGCAGGGGCAGCCGGCGGCCCcgcaccaccatcatcaccactcGCACTCGGGGGCCGAGATCTCGCGGATTATCGTCGACCCCACGACGGGGAAGCGCTACTGCCGGGGCAAAGTGCTGGGAAAG GGTGGCTTTGCAAAATGTTACGAGATGACAGATCTGACCAACAACAAAGTCTATGCTGCAAAAATAATTCCTCACAGCAGAGTAGCCAAACCTCATCAAAGGGAAAAG aTTGACAAAGAGATAGAGCTTCACAGAATCCTTCATCATAAGCATGTAGTGCAGTTTTACCACTACTTTGAGGACAAAGAGAACATTTACATTCTCTTGGAGTACTGCAGTCGAAGG TCCATGGCTCATATCTTGAAAGCAAGGAAGGTGTTGACGGAGCCAGAAGTCCGATACTACCTCAGGCAGATTGTGTCTGGACTGAAGTACCTTCATGAACAAGAAATCCTACACAGAGATCTCAAACTAG GGAACTTCTTTATCAACGAAGCCATGGAATTAAAAGTCGGGGACTTCGGCTTGGCCGCCAGGCTGGAACCCTTGGAGCACAGAAGGAG AACAATATGTGGTACCCCAAATTATCTCTCCCCTGAAGTCCTCAACAAACAAGGACACGGCTGTGAATCAGACATTTGGGCCTTAGGTTGTGTAAT GTATACAATGTTACTAGGAAGACCCCCCTTTGAAACGACAAATCTGAAAGAAACTTACAGGTGCATAAGAGAAGCCAGGTATACAATGCCATCGTCGTTGCTGGCTCCCGCTAAGCACTTAATAGCTAGCATGTTGTCCAAAAATCCTGAGGATCGTCCCAGTTTGGATGACATCATTCGACATGAATTTTTTTTGCAG GGCTTCACTCCAGACAGACTCTCTTCCAGCTGCTGTCATACAGTTCCAGATTTCCACTTGTCAAGCCCAGCTAAGAATTTCTTTAAGAAAGCAGCTGCTGCTCTTTTTGGTggcaaaaaagacaaagcaagatACATTGACACACATA ATAGAGTGTctaaagaagatgaagaaatttaCAAGCTTAGGCATGATTTGAAAAAGACTTCAATAACTCAGCAGCCCAGCAAACACAGGACAGATGAG GAGCTCCAGCCACCTACCACTACAGTCGCCAGATCGGGAACACCTGCAGTAGAAAATAAGCAGCAGATTGGAGATGCTATTCGCATGATAGTCAGAGGCACTCTTGGCAGCTGCAGCAGTAGCAGCGAAT GCCTCGAGGACAGTACCATGGGAAGTGTTGCGGACACAGTGGCAAGAGTCCTTCGAGGATGTCTAGAAAACATGCCGGAAGCTGACTGCATTCCCAAAGAGCAGCTGAGCACTTCCTTTCAGTGGGTCACCAAATGGGTCGATTACTCTAACAAATACGGCTTTGGGTACCAGCTCTCAGACCACACTGTAGGTGTCCTTTTCAACAATGGTGCTCACATGAGCCTCCTTCCAGACAAAAA AACAGTTCACTATTACGCAGAGCTTGGCCAGTGCTCTGTTTTCCCAGCAACAGATGCCCCTGAACAATTCATTAGTCAAGTGACGGTGCTCAAATACTTCTCTCATTACATGGAGGAGAACCTCATGGAT GGTGGTGATCTGCCTAGTGTTACTGATATTCGAAGACCTCGGCTCTACCTCCTTCAGTGGCTCAAATCTGATAAGGCCTTAATGATGCTCTTCAATGATGGCACCTTTCAG GTGAATTTCTACCATGATCATACGAAAATAATCATCTGTAGCCAAAATGAAGAATACCTGCTGACTTACATCAACGAGGACAGGATATCTACAACATTCAGACTAACAACTCTGCTGATGTCTGGCtgttcatcagaattaaaaaatcGAATGGAATATGCTCTGAACATGCTCTTACAGAGATGTAATTAA